A single Micromonospora sp. CCTCC AA 2012012 DNA region contains:
- a CDS encoding type II secretion system F family protein, translating into MLVSGVAAGVLAGPVAGVALAAYGGLGVRGVLRRQAHRRADLLRRRALEQLAGLAADLRAGLPVPAVRTWDGPVRVTALARAAVHLADRTGAPLAELLERVEADARAADRGLAAAAAQAAGARATAWLLAALPLGGIGLGYAIGADPVTVLLHTPIGGGSAVVAIGLQVAGLVWAERLGGTPGRAG; encoded by the coding sequence GTGCTCGTGTCCGGGGTGGCCGCGGGTGTCCTCGCCGGTCCGGTCGCCGGGGTGGCCCTCGCCGCGTACGGCGGGCTGGGCGTGCGTGGCGTGCTCCGCCGGCAGGCGCACCGGCGCGCCGACCTGCTGCGGCGGCGAGCCCTGGAGCAGCTCGCCGGGCTCGCCGCCGACCTGCGGGCCGGGCTGCCCGTGCCGGCGGTGCGCACCTGGGACGGGCCGGTACGCGTGACGGCGCTGGCCCGGGCGGCCGTGCACCTGGCCGACCGCACCGGCGCGCCCCTGGCGGAACTGCTCGAACGGGTCGAGGCCGACGCCCGGGCGGCGGATCGTGGGCTGGCCGCGGCAGCCGCGCAGGCCGCCGGGGCCAGGGCCACCGCCTGGCTGCTCGCCGCGCTTCCCCTCGGCGGCATCGGGCTCGGTTACGCGATCGGCGCCGACCCGGTCACGGTGCTGCTGCACACCCCGATCGGCGGCGGCAGTGCCGTCGTGGCGATCGGGCTCCAGGTCGCCGGCCTGGTCTGGGCGGAGCGACTCGGCGGGACCCCCGGGCGGGCCGGCTGA